The genomic segment tgcgcgcttggttgccattggcctgcttgcactgttggtgtatggtggcataagaatgtgagactcaagttgtttcagggtgttttggtgaactacaaaatagaagggagggagttatgtgaacaaaatgtatacaaagccacagtggcatcactgtaatttgagaaggaaaggatgcaaagcatattagtcaaatcaggcctactattgatttgtaaaagtaaataaaaaaatctggggctatcattgggcctatttttgccctcactgactgaagttatttagctatgtttattttcagttacaattgcttgtaatgctaccagtaagtcattgcgtacctagcaaaccatgtaatactcacaacactgacgttgccattacttctggagaccttgattttgggaagtggtctacctctttctttggtcgctaacttagcactgtaactgaatgaatggaatgctttttgtaatatgacgttaacaatgtcctccgtttccaatgtttccattgtgcatttaggatctcgctatcgcagatttcacttgctctgcgtctctcagactgagcaccgcggcaacgcagaccgggtttgttatcgacagcgttgccagattgggcagatttcccgcccaatgataattcttccagcctaacatggttaaaagtagcccaattgggtgggaaatcggaccaatctggcaacactgctcaacatccagggatcctacttattggttcatagcgcagacggatagatttttgcgcgaatcagaccccttaaggtcccacccactcagaggaggactttcctcctctctcccattgaaacccatgttatccaccggccgccagtactttcgggaaaatgaatgggagtcaacggaggcggagggaggacgttcctccctgaagtaattgtcaaaaggcgatagggggtgctaatgtccctttacccagggaaacgaacattatatattcgaaggcaataaagtagtcatatttaagggcattaattcattacaatagtcagggcaatctacattttttattctcaacaatgttagggaggatcttcctccctctcctcaatggagaagcctccactgttAGCCATATACCCTAAGGGAAGCTACATATCTTGCCAGTCAACAAGCAGACGATCCCCACAGCGCCGCTGAAGTCTGAAACAATGGCGGGACATCATTCCAGATCGCGGGCTAGTACAGTGGTCACATAACTGTTTTTGTTTGGCAATAGAGTTGTACTAGAaccaacacccacacatgaCAGGCTCTAGGTGTTCCCTTAAGTACTGTATCAGCACATCGAGTATGAGGGAGGAGCCTGGATACAGTGGAAGTAAAAGGCTGCCACAACATTTTACATGTCAATAAACACGAAGGTGTCAGGGAATGCAGGCTTGAAAATCAAGTGGCAATCAAATACAAGGCCATGGATACATGGCCCAAAACTGTGAGATGGCCCAAAACTGAAAAAATATAGTCCCTGTTTCAGTGGTATAAACACAGCGACACCATGTTGTGGGTTGTTAAAGGGGCAATGTTTGCAGTATTGCTGCCCGTCGAGTAAATCGAAATACCAGACCATACAGTGGTAATGGTGAGGGATGAACAAGCCCTACGTACAAATACAAAACCCCATAGACAAGAACATAGGCTGCAAGAGTCTactttattaaatgtatacaatCACAGGGTAACAAAGTGAAAAATTCATAATAAATGCAGTGTGCTTGTATGCGCTACGTTGCATATGCCCGCATGACATCAAGTGTGGCCCCAATGTATAAAAAAAGGCGGGGCAAAGGTCAACCGAACCATTTTTAATAATCACtgattagtttttttttttatcttttttttgtcattttcttTCCTTGAAAAAACAAGGGCAACAACCAATGGCAGCCGGTCCAAAtgtgaataaaatacaaataaaaaaaataaacattggtCTTTAAATGGGTCAGCGTGACGTCGCCTAGCGTTGGTacgatctcctcctcctcctcctcctcctcctctcccccccccccccccccccccgtgcttaGGGCGAGGTGGGTGTTCCGGTCTCACTCAGCTGCCGCTGCACCACCATCTCCTTGGCAACACAGGTGATCTGACCGTTTGTCACGACCCCTGGGACCCCAGCCCTGGGAGGATAGAGCGGAATCGTTATAGTCGCACCCGCCGGGGAAAGCACCATGGTTGAGGATATGAAATGGACAGGGACAACATTATGTTACGCTGAACGTCTACATGTATGGTGGATGCAGCTCTACAGCTATGCGAGTGCACGCGTCGATTCATATGGGACTCACTTGTTCTGCGCTTCCTCGGCCAGTGTGGTCATCCCTGCTGGAGTGGGCTTCGTGAAAAAGAAGCTTGACCACCAATGGCCCGAGTCCTGCTTAGGaagacctggacacacacacacacacacacacacacacacacacacacacacacacacacacacacacacacacacacacacacacacacacaccaatgttaCTTGACGGAAGCCGACCAGATGTATT from the Gadus macrocephalus chromosome 7, ASM3116895v1 genome contains:
- the ppdpfb gene encoding pancreatic progenitor cell differentiation and proliferation factor B, whose product is MAAIPAGGSLVATTDYYRRRIGSTSSSSSCGSSEYTGEVIPHHPGLPKQDSGHWWSSFFFTKPTPAGMTTLAEEAQNKAGVPGVVTNGQITCVAKEMVVQRQLSETGTPTSP